From the Mycobacterium sp. DL592 genome, the window GCACCACCGTCACCACGCCAAGGGCCCCCAGCACTGCCGAGGCGATGCCGTAACCGGAGAACACCCGCGTGGCCGCGGTCGTGCGCTCCGACGTCGTCTCGTCCGCCTCGGGCATGCAGGGGAGGCTACCGGGCCCGCCCCGCACCGAGGACGACGGCCGCTCACCTCTGGTAAGGATGGTTGGGTGACGGTAGAAACTCTGCGCTCGGGCATCGACCTGTCCCATGTCGAATCCTCGGTTCGCCCCCAGGACGATCTGTTCGGCCATGTCAACGGCCGCTGGCTGGCCGATTACGCCATCCCGGCCGACCGGGCCACCGACGGGGCGTTCCGCTCGCTGTACGACCGTGCCGAAGAGCAGGTCCGCGAGCTGATTATCGAAACCGCGGCGACGGGGGCGGCCCCCGGCGGGCAGGAGCGCAGCGACTCGGGGATCGGCCTGAGCACGGATGAGCAGCGGGTGGGCGACTTGTATGCCAGCTTCCTCGACGAGGACGCGATCGAGCGCCGGGGCGTCCAGCCGCTTCTCGACGAGCTGAAAGCCATCGACACCGCGACCGACCATACGGCGCTGGCCGCGGCGATCGGGGCACTGCAGCGGTCCGGGGTGGGCGGCGGTGTGGGCGTGTACGTCGACACCGACTCGAAGAACTCCTCGCGCTACCTGGTGCACGTCAGCCAGTCGGGCCTGGGACTGCCCGACGAGTCGTACTACCGCGACGATCAGCACGCCTCGATCCTGGGCGCCTACCCCGCCCACATCGCGCGGATGTTCACCCTGGTCTACGGCGAGGACTACACCGGAGAATGGGAGAGCACCGCGGCCCGCATCGTCGCGTTGGAGACCAAACTCGCCGCCGCGCACTGGGACGTCGTGAAGCGCCGCGACGCCGACCTGACCTACAACCTTCGCAAGTTCGCCGACCTGGCGGACGAGGCGCCCGGCTTCGACTGGATCGGCTGGATCACCGCGCTGGGCACCTCACCGGAGGCGGCGGCCGAACTCGTGGTCCGCCAGCCCGATTACCTGACGGCCTTCGCCGCGCTGTGGGCCGGCGAGTCGCTCGACGACTGGAAGTGGTGGCTGCGCTGGCGGCTGATCCACGCCCGGGCAGCGGCGCTGACCAGTGCGCTGGTCGAGGAAGACTTCGCTTTCTATGGCCGCACGCTCAGCGGCACCGAGCAGATCCGTGACCGCTGGAAGCGTGCGGTGTCGCTGGTCGAGGGCATCCTCGGCGACGCGGTCGGCCGGCTGTACGTCGAGCGGCACTTCCCGCCGGACGCCAAGTCACGAATGGACGTGCTGGTGGACAACCTGCGGGAGGCCTATCGGGTCAGCATCAACGACTTGGAGTGGATGACACCCGAGACTCGGCAGCGGGCGCTGGCCAAGCTCGACAAGTTCACCGCCAAGATCGGCTACCCCAAGAAGTGGCGCGACTACTCGGCCCTGGTGATCGACCGAAACGACTTGTACGGCAACATCGTTCGGGGCGCCCAGGTAGCATCGGACCGGGAGACCGCCAAGCTGGGCGGCCCGGTGGACCGCGACGAGTGGTTCATGACCCCGCAGACGGTCAATGCCTACTACAACCCCGGAATGAACGAGATCGTCTTCCCGGCCGCCATCCTGCAGCCGCCGTTCTTCGACGCCGCGGCCGACGACGCCGCCAACTACGGCGGCATCGGTGCGGTGATCGGCCACGAGATCGGGCACGGGTTCGACGACCAGGGCGCCAAGTACGACGGCGACGGCAATCTTGTCGACTGGTGGACGGATGAGGACCGCGCCGAGTTCGGTGCGCGGACAAGGAAACTCATCGAGCAGTACGACACCTACGTGCCGCGTGACTTGACCGGACGCCACGACCCCCCTCATGTCCAAGGCGCGTTCACGGTCGGCGAGAACATCGGTGACCTCGGCGGGCTGTCCATCGCACTGCTGGCCTACAAGCTGTCGCTGGGCGGCAAAGAGGCGCCGGTGATCGACGGGCTGACCGGGGTGCAACGGGTGCTGTTCGGCTGGGCCCAGGTGTGGCGCACCAAGTCCCGCGAGGCAGAGGCGCTCCGGCGGCTGGCGATCGACCCGCATTCGCCGCCGGAATTCCGCTGCAACGGGGTGGTCCGCAACATCGATGCGTTCTACGACGCTTTCGAGGTCGATCCAGACGACGCGCTGTACCTGGAACCGCAGCAGCGGGTCCGGATCTGGAGCTGAGCGTGGACGCCTGGGACGCCATCCGCGCGCGGCGCAACGTCCGCAAGTACACCGATACCCCGATTCCGGACGCGGACCTCGACCGGATCCTCGAGGCGGGCTGGCGCTCGCCGTCGGCACGGAACAACCAGCACTGGGATTTCGTGGTAGTCACCGATCCCGCAGTGCTGCAGGACCTTTCGACGGTGTGGCTGGGCGCGGGCCACATCGCCGCCGCCAAGGCCGCCGTCGCGCTGGTGCTGCCTGAGCCACCGGATGAGCGCAGCAAGCTGATGGACCAGTACGACCTCGGTCAGGCCACCATGGCGATGGCGATCGCGGCCACCGATCTCGGTATCGGCACCGGGCATTCGGCGGTCGGCGACCAGGACAGGGCGCGGGCGATCCTCGGTGTGCCCGACGGCTACCTGGTGGCCTATCTGCTCGGAATCGGTTACCCCGCCGATCGCCCGCTCGTGCCGATCCGCAAGCCGAACCGCAGGCCCTTCGACGAGGTGGTCCACCGCGGCGGCTGGTGAGTCAGGCGCGGGTGCTCGCCTCGCGGTTGGCACCGTCGACGACCGACTGCAGCAGGCCGGGCAGTGCCTCGTCGACCTCGTCGACGCGCAGTCGTTGGTGGATGAGCCCGCCGCAGACCAGGCGTTCGGTCAGTCCGGCCTCGCGCAGGATCTTGAAGTGGTGTGTCGCCGTGGACTTGTTGATGCCGTCGTAGAGCGCGCTGCACTGCAGGGGGGTGCCGGCGTTGCGGAGCCGCCGGATCATCTCGAGGCGGACCGGGTCCTGGAGGGCGGCAAGAACCTGCGGCAGGGCGCCGACGGGGTGCGTCGGGTGCTCGGCCACATCGGCTTCGTTCACGCTGTGTCCTCCATCACCACGGGTTTGATGACCGTCAAACCGAGCGTACTCTCGAGCAAGTTCGATAACCGTCAAACATACCTGGGAGTGGTCATGACGTGTCCCGTCGAAGCACCGACGAACCACGCCGACACTCAGAGATGGGCCTACCCGCTGCTCCTGGTGCTGTCCGGGGTGGCGCTGGGGGTTTCCGGGCTGCCCGCCCCGCTGTACGGCATCTACGAGGAGAACTGGCACCTGTCGCCGCTGGCGACCACGATCGTTTTCGCGGTGTACGCGTTCGCCGCACTGGCGGCGGTGCTGGTGTCGGGGCGGATCTCTGACGTCGTGGGCCGCAAGCCCGTCCTGCTCGGTGCGCTGGCCGCCCTCATCGTCGGGCTCGGCGTCTTCCTGATCGCCGACAACATCGGCATGCTGCTGCTGGCCCGCACCATCCACGGGGCGGCCGTGGGCTCCATCGTGGTGGCCGGCGCGGCGGCACTTCTGGACCTGCGGCCCCACCACGGGGTGCGCTCGGGGCAACTCAGCGGCGTAAGCTTCAACATCGGCATGACCGTCGCGATCGTCGGCTCGGCACTGCTCGCCCAGTACGTCGCGCACCCGCTGCGCACGCCGTACGCGGTGGTCGCCGTCGTGTGCGCCGTGGTCGGCGTCGGCGTGCTCGCCTTGCGCGAGACCCATGACGGGCGCACCGGAGGCCCGATCCGGATCAGCAAACCGGCGGTGCCACAAGAGATTCGGGACGACTTCTGGTTCGCGGCC encodes:
- a CDS encoding M13 family metallopeptidase, which translates into the protein MTVETLRSGIDLSHVESSVRPQDDLFGHVNGRWLADYAIPADRATDGAFRSLYDRAEEQVRELIIETAATGAAPGGQERSDSGIGLSTDEQRVGDLYASFLDEDAIERRGVQPLLDELKAIDTATDHTALAAAIGALQRSGVGGGVGVYVDTDSKNSSRYLVHVSQSGLGLPDESYYRDDQHASILGAYPAHIARMFTLVYGEDYTGEWESTAARIVALETKLAAAHWDVVKRRDADLTYNLRKFADLADEAPGFDWIGWITALGTSPEAAAELVVRQPDYLTAFAALWAGESLDDWKWWLRWRLIHARAAALTSALVEEDFAFYGRTLSGTEQIRDRWKRAVSLVEGILGDAVGRLYVERHFPPDAKSRMDVLVDNLREAYRVSINDLEWMTPETRQRALAKLDKFTAKIGYPKKWRDYSALVIDRNDLYGNIVRGAQVASDRETAKLGGPVDRDEWFMTPQTVNAYYNPGMNEIVFPAAILQPPFFDAAADDAANYGGIGAVIGHEIGHGFDDQGAKYDGDGNLVDWWTDEDRAEFGARTRKLIEQYDTYVPRDLTGRHDPPHVQGAFTVGENIGDLGGLSIALLAYKLSLGGKEAPVIDGLTGVQRVLFGWAQVWRTKSREAEALRRLAIDPHSPPEFRCNGVVRNIDAFYDAFEVDPDDALYLEPQQRVRIWS
- a CDS encoding nitroreductase family protein yields the protein MDAWDAIRARRNVRKYTDTPIPDADLDRILEAGWRSPSARNNQHWDFVVVTDPAVLQDLSTVWLGAGHIAAAKAAVALVLPEPPDERSKLMDQYDLGQATMAMAIAATDLGIGTGHSAVGDQDRARAILGVPDGYLVAYLLGIGYPADRPLVPIRKPNRRPFDEVVHRGGW
- a CDS encoding helix-turn-helix transcriptional regulator, whose translation is MNEADVAEHPTHPVGALPQVLAALQDPVRLEMIRRLRNAGTPLQCSALYDGINKSTATHHFKILREAGLTERLVCGGLIHQRLRVDEVDEALPGLLQSVVDGANREASTRA
- a CDS encoding MFS transporter, which gives rise to MTCPVEAPTNHADTQRWAYPLLLVLSGVALGVSGLPAPLYGIYEENWHLSPLATTIVFAVYAFAALAAVLVSGRISDVVGRKPVLLGALAALIVGLGVFLIADNIGMLLLARTIHGAAVGSIVVAGAAALLDLRPHHGVRSGQLSGVSFNIGMTVAIVGSALLAQYVAHPLRTPYAVVAVVCAVVGVGVLALRETHDGRTGGPIRISKPAVPQEIRDDFWFAALGAMASWSVLGVLLSLYPSLAAQQTHIHNLVFGGGVVGVTAFSAAMAQLVATRLPARRSAVIGDVGMAVALLVTIPVLLTHRWPLVFAAAALLGATFGLGFGGSLRHLSDVVPANRRGETMSAFYLLAYTAMALPTIAAGWAATQWPLAEVFPWFAGIVALACLGAAAVGVVSMRRS